Sequence from the Fulvivirga ligni genome:
TCTCTTCTTTAGGTATTTATAAGCAGCTTAACTATATCAAAACCACAGACCTGGGGTATCAAAGGGATCATGTCATCGCCTTGTCTATCAGTGGAAAGGATTCAAGGAAATTTCAGACGTTAAAATCACAGCTTATCCAATTTCCTCAGATTGAATCCATGACTATGGCCTATGAAACTCCTACCGAGATAGGCTGGGGAGATGGCATAGAAACCTCTGATGGTAACAGTCTCATGATTACCGCCAATCCGGTAGAATATAATTATCTCAAAACGCTTAATATCAAGCTATTGGCAGGCAGAGATTTTGATGAAAGAGATCAGAAACAGGCCTTTGCACCAAATTCAGATTCACTTCAGGCGCTTCATATGAATGTAATATTTAATGAGGAAGCAGTAAAGCAGCTTGGCTGGACAGCGGAGGAAGCCGTGGGGCAGGTGATCAATTATAAATCTGAAAACACTGAAATTATAGGAGTGATGGATGATTTTCATTTCGCTGCCTTACATGAGAAAGTGGGGCCACTGGCACTGTTTGTAGATGATATTTATGGACAGGTAATGATAAGAATTAATGGAGATGATGTGAGTGGTGCACTTGCCAATATCGGAAATGTTTGGTCACAGGTGTATCCAGACTTACCTTATAGTCCTATTTTCTTGAACGATGAATATAACGGACTCTATGAAACTGAGCAGCAATTAGGGAAGTTGTTCGTGTTTTTTACCTCATTAGCTATCTTTTTGGGCTGTATTGGTTTATTAGGCTTATCAGCGCTTATGATCAGTCATAGAATAAAAGAAATAGGTATAAGAAAGGTGTTGGGAGCGTCTTTAAGTAGCATTGTTACGCTTCTGTCAGCAGACTTTGCCAAGCTGATTTTGGTAGCTGTGGTAATAGCCGCACCGCTGAGCTGGTATATTATGAGCAGATGGCTTCAAGGCTTTGCTTATCACATAGATATGCCTTGGGAGGTGTTTATTATCTCGGGTGTGGTTTTGGTGGCTGTATCGTTACTTACCATTAGTACTCAAACTATTGGTGCTGCCATGCGAAACCCTTCAGATGTAATTCGCAATGATTAATTATTCTGCTGATAGCTTTTAGGGGTGCAACCCACTTCTTGCTTGAAGGCGCGAATAAAATGAGATAGATTTTCAAAGCCCGAAGAGAAGCATACTTCTGTTATATTCTTGTCAGAAGATTCTAAATCTCTTTGGGCTAGCTTTATTCTTTCTTTCAAAATGTACTGACTAGGTGTTTCACCCATGGTCTCTTTGAATTTCTGGAAAAAGCTGGTTCTGCTCATGCAAGCAATTTTGGCTACTTCATCCAAGCTTATTTTTCCTCTTAAATTCTGTTTCATATATTGGATGGCGGCAGCCAGAGGATTTTGGTTAGACCATAAAGAGTGAGAAGATTCAAACAAGGATCTGGCCTGGGTCTGCATCAGTCTGATCAGCATTTCCTGTAAGGTGAGCTGCACCATGATGTCCTTTACCTTTCCCTGCTCGCTCTTGGTTATCTTAATGATCCTGTCAATAGTGTCGGCCAATTCCTGGGTATTGTTTAGGTGTAACGAAGCTAAATTGATTTCCCACTCACCCCAACCATCAGCTTTTGGGTGATATTCTGCGAGACGGTTTACCGTGTTTTTTATAACATCCTGCGAAATGGTTAAAGCAATACATCGGGTAGGAGTATCCATTTCAGCATCTGGAAAATCTATATGCATATGTTCACCAGGAGGTAAAATCACTGACTCTCCGGGCAGATATTCAAAGGCTGGAGTTGAATCCAGCTTCATTATTTTTCTACCACTGAGCATACTTGTTAGTACAAAGTCATTGAACATAAGGTCCACATTATGAGCCGTTTGGTGCGTTTCAAACAAATTTAGCTCACATACATCGAAAGAATAAGAGCTGCGGTTTTCCACTAAAGTGAATAATGACTTCTCTTTTCTATCCGGGAGGGTGTTGATCAGGTTCTTGTTCATAGTGGTAGCAGTAGGGGAGTTTGTATGAAGTTAATCAATATTGGCATGATTTCGAACTCATTTCTATACTTTCAATCGTTTACGAAGCTTAAAAGTTTGGTTTTGTACACACAGCAAACTGGTTTGAACGCTCGGCAAAGATTTTTTGATATAAAATTAGCAGCTTGGACTTATTGAATAAACCCCGCTACTATGGATACTTTAACAAAAGAAAGTAAGGCCGTAAAATGGCCAGAATTTAAACCCCACTATGATCATTTCATTGGAGGCAAATGGGTTGCCCCCAGCAGTGGAGAGTATTTCGATAATATAAGTCCTATTAATGGACAACCATTTACAAGATCTGCCAGAGGTAATAAAGAAGATATTGAAAAGGCACTGGATGCCGCTCATAAGGCTTTTCCAAAATGGTCTAAAACAGCTGCTGCTGAAAGAAGCAGAGTACTACTGAGAATAGCAGATATCATAGAGGATAATCTTGAGTATTTGGCTCAGGTAGAAACCGTTGATAATGGTAAAGCCATCAGAGAAACACGTGCGGCCGACCTACCGTTATGCGTAGACCATTTCAGATACTTTGCCGGAGTAATCAGAGGTGATGAAAGCAGCATGTCTGAGCACGATGCCAATACAATAAGCATTAACCTTCAGGAGCCGCTAGGTGTGGTGGGTCAGATCATACCATGGAACTTCCCGCTACTGATGGCCACCTGGAAAATAGCTCCGGCTTTGGCCGCTGGATGTTGTACCGTGGTGAAACCAGCTGAGCAGACACCTACAAGTATTATGGTGCTGATGGAGCTCATTCAAGAAGTGGTGCCAGAAGGTGTAATCAATATAGTAACAGGCTATGGTCCAGAGGCAGGTAAGCCATTGGCAACATCACCAAGAGTGGCCAAAGTGGCATTTACCGGTGAAACTACTACTGGTAGACTGATCATGCAATATGCTTCAGAAAACCTCATTCCAGTGACCATGGAATTAGGAGGAAAATCACCTAATATATTCATGCCGAGCATTTTAGAAGCTGATGATGAGTTTTTTGATAAATGTATAGAAGGAGCTGTTATGTTCGCCCTAAATCAAGGTGAAGTATGTACTTGCCCTTCAAGAGTTTTAGTGCATGAATCTATCGCTGATCAGTTTTTAGAAAGAGTGATCGAGCGAACCAAGGCCATAAAAATGGGACATCCACTGGCTGATGATACTATGATGGGAGCGCAGGCTTCTAATGATCAGTTTGAAAAGATACTCTCGTACCTTGATATAGGTAAAAAAGAAGGTGCTGAGGTACTTTGTGGAGGTGAAGCAGCCAAGCTGAATTCCGGATTGGAAAATGGCTACTACGTACAGCCTACCATTTTCAAAGGCCATAATAAAATGAGGGTTTTTCAAGAAGAGATATTCGGACCGGTAACCTCTGTTACCACCTTTAAAGATGTAGATGAAGCATTGACCATAGCCAATGACACGCTGTATGGCCTGGGAGCTGGTTTGTGGACTCGCGATGCTCATGAAATATACCAAATGCCAAGAGCTATTAAGGCTGGCCGTGTATGGGTAAACTGTTATCACGCTTATCCGGCACATGCACCATTTGGAGGTTATAAAAAGTCAGGTTTTGGAAGAGAGAATCATAAAATGATGTTAAACCATTACAGGAACACCAAAAATATGCTGATCTCTTATGATAAGAAGAAGTTAGGCTTCTTTTAGTGTAGGGGTAAAATGATATGAGATTGTTCAGGCTCTATCATTAACGTAGATGGTATGCCGGTGAGGGTTGATCTGCAGGTCAATCCTGCACCGGTATATTTGATTTTAAAGGTTATGGAAGTTAAAAAAGTAAGTAGAATAGATATTACACCTACTGCCCTGGAGGTAGTAGATCAACTCAAGCATAAATACGGCCCCCTGATGTTTCATCAAAGTGGAGGCTGTTGTGACGGTTCGTCCCCCATGTGTTTTGAAGATGGAGAATTCAGAATAGGTGACAGCGATGTGAAGCTGGGAGAGGTGAGAGGCTGCCCATTCTATATGTCAAGAGATCAGTTTGAATACTGGAAGCACACCCACCTTACTTTAGATGTAACGCCTGGGCGTGGTTCCAGCTTTTCATTAGAGATACCGCTCGGTATCAGGTTCATTATCCGCTCTCGCCTTTTTACAGATGAGGAGTGGGAGGTGCTAGAAAAGAATCCGATTTAGTGAACTGTTACCGAACTCCCTTTCTCCCAATCTTTAAATTCTTCAGTATAATATAAATAGGCGGAGCTGGCAGGTGCAGTGAAAGTACCTTTCAGTTCGGCTTTTAAATCAAGGTCTACAGATTTGGTTTCAGCAGGTCCCATTTCTGTGTAGTAAAGAATCAGGTTGTCATTGATGATCT
This genomic interval carries:
- a CDS encoding AraC family transcriptional regulator; its protein translation is MNKNLINTLPDRKEKSLFTLVENRSSYSFDVCELNLFETHQTAHNVDLMFNDFVLTSMLSGRKIMKLDSTPAFEYLPGESVILPPGEHMHIDFPDAEMDTPTRCIALTISQDVIKNTVNRLAEYHPKADGWGEWEINLASLHLNNTQELADTIDRIIKITKSEQGKVKDIMVQLTLQEMLIRLMQTQARSLFESSHSLWSNQNPLAAAIQYMKQNLRGKISLDEVAKIACMSRTSFFQKFKETMGETPSQYILKERIKLAQRDLESSDKNITEVCFSSGFENLSHFIRAFKQEVGCTPKSYQQNN
- a CDS encoding DUF779 domain-containing protein produces the protein MEVKKVSRIDITPTALEVVDQLKHKYGPLMFHQSGGCCDGSSPMCFEDGEFRIGDSDVKLGEVRGCPFYMSRDQFEYWKHTHLTLDVTPGRGSSFSLEIPLGIRFIIRSRLFTDEEWEVLEKNPI
- a CDS encoding aldehyde dehydrogenase family protein; the encoded protein is MDTLTKESKAVKWPEFKPHYDHFIGGKWVAPSSGEYFDNISPINGQPFTRSARGNKEDIEKALDAAHKAFPKWSKTAAAERSRVLLRIADIIEDNLEYLAQVETVDNGKAIRETRAADLPLCVDHFRYFAGVIRGDESSMSEHDANTISINLQEPLGVVGQIIPWNFPLLMATWKIAPALAAGCCTVVKPAEQTPTSIMVLMELIQEVVPEGVINIVTGYGPEAGKPLATSPRVAKVAFTGETTTGRLIMQYASENLIPVTMELGGKSPNIFMPSILEADDEFFDKCIEGAVMFALNQGEVCTCPSRVLVHESIADQFLERVIERTKAIKMGHPLADDTMMGAQASNDQFEKILSYLDIGKKEGAEVLCGGEAAKLNSGLENGYYVQPTIFKGHNKMRVFQEEIFGPVTSVTTFKDVDEALTIANDTLYGLGAGLWTRDAHEIYQMPRAIKAGRVWVNCYHAYPAHAPFGGYKKSGFGRENHKMMLNHYRNTKNMLISYDKKKLGFF